A portion of the Pedobacter cryoconitis genome contains these proteins:
- the secG gene encoding preprotein translocase subunit SecG — translation MLFLIILLIIICVALGLFVLIQNPKGGGLATGGSGSNMFGVQRTGDVLEKGTWVLLTLVVVISLAITAIGKTGSIGATGSGDSKIQQQLDKTPTPSPIGGGIKPATTPAPATTPEAPKK, via the coding sequence ATGCTTTTTTTAATTATTTTATTGATCATTATTTGTGTTGCATTAGGCCTGTTTGTTTTAATACAAAATCCTAAAGGCGGTGGTCTGGCAACAGGCGGGTCGGGAAGCAATATGTTCGGTGTACAACGTACAGGTGATGTACTTGAAAAAGGCACCTGGGTTCTTTTAACTTTAGTCGTTGTAATTTCACTGGCAATTACTGCGATTGGAAAAACAGGATCAATCGGAGCTACTGGCAGCGGAGATTCTAAAATTCAACAGCAATTGGATAAAACACCTACGCCTTCTCCAATTGGCGGTGGTATTAAACCAGCTACAACTCCTGCACCGGCAACTACACCGGAAGCACCAAAAAAATAA
- the groES gene encoding co-chaperone GroES: protein MALNIKPIADRVVVEAAPAEEKTASGIYIPDTAKEKPQQGTVVAVGPGKYAELTGNLVPLSVKVGDVVLYGKYGGTEITFEGKEYLIMRETDLYAVL, encoded by the coding sequence ATGGCTTTAAACATTAAACCCATTGCAGATAGAGTAGTTGTTGAAGCTGCTCCTGCCGAAGAAAAAACTGCTTCGGGTATTTATATCCCGGATACAGCTAAAGAAAAACCTCAGCAAGGAACAGTAGTTGCAGTTGGCCCGGGTAAATATGCCGAGTTAACAGGAAACTTAGTACCATTGAGCGTTAAAGTTGGTGATGTAGTTTTATATGGCAAATACGGAGGTACTGAAATTACTTTTGAAGGTAAAGAGTATCTTATTATGCGTGAAACTGATCTTTACGCAGTTCTTTAG
- the groL gene encoding chaperonin GroEL (60 kDa chaperone family; promotes refolding of misfolded polypeptides especially under stressful conditions; forms two stacked rings of heptamers to form a barrel-shaped 14mer; ends can be capped by GroES; misfolded proteins enter the barrel where they are refolded when GroES binds), with the protein MAKQVKYNVEARDALKRGVDTLANAVKVTLGPKGRNVIIDKKFGSPAITKDGVTVAKEIELKDPIENMGAQMVKEVASKTADIAGDGTTTATVLAQAIVTAGIKNVAAGANPMDLKRGIDKAVTAIVANLKAQSQTVGEDNNKIKQVASISANNDEVIGALIAEAMGKVGKDGVITVEEAKGTETEVKTVEGMQFDRGYLSPYFVTNADKMEAELENAYILIYDKKISNMKELLPILEKQVQTGKPLLIIAEDLDGEALATLVVNKIRGSLKVVAVKAPGFGDRRKAMLEDLAILTGGTVISEERGYKLENADLTYLGTAEKIVVDKDNTTIINGAGSSEDIKARVNQIKAQIETTTSDYDKEKLQERLAKLAGGVAVLYVGAASEVEMKEKKDRVDDALHATRAAVEEGIVAGGGVAFIRAIEALEGMKGSNEDETTGIAIVKRAIEEPLRQICQNAGIEGSIVVQKVKEGKGDFGYNARTDVYENLISAGVIDPTKVGRVALENAASIAAMLLTTECVLADDPDDNAAGSAMPPMGGGGMGGMM; encoded by the coding sequence ATGGCAAAGCAAGTAAAATATAACGTAGAAGCCCGTGACGCCCTGAAAAGAGGTGTTGATACTTTGGCTAATGCAGTAAAAGTAACTTTAGGTCCAAAAGGACGTAATGTAATTATTGATAAAAAATTCGGTTCACCAGCGATTACGAAAGATGGTGTTACTGTTGCAAAAGAAATTGAATTAAAAGACCCAATCGAAAACATGGGTGCTCAAATGGTTAAAGAGGTTGCTTCTAAAACTGCTGATATTGCAGGTGACGGAACAACTACTGCAACTGTATTGGCTCAGGCGATCGTTACAGCGGGTATTAAAAACGTTGCTGCTGGTGCAAATCCAATGGATTTGAAACGCGGAATCGATAAAGCGGTTACAGCTATTGTAGCAAACTTAAAAGCTCAGTCTCAAACGGTTGGTGAAGATAACAACAAAATCAAACAGGTTGCGTCTATCTCTGCAAACAATGACGAAGTTATCGGTGCATTGATCGCTGAAGCAATGGGTAAAGTAGGTAAAGATGGTGTAATTACTGTTGAAGAAGCAAAAGGTACTGAAACTGAAGTTAAAACAGTTGAAGGTATGCAATTTGACCGTGGTTACTTATCTCCATACTTTGTAACTAATGCTGATAAAATGGAAGCGGAATTAGAAAACGCTTACATTTTGATCTATGACAAAAAAATCAGCAACATGAAAGAATTGTTGCCAATTTTAGAGAAACAAGTTCAAACTGGTAAACCATTATTAATCATTGCTGAAGATTTAGATGGTGAAGCTTTAGCTACTTTAGTAGTAAATAAAATCCGTGGTTCTCTGAAAGTTGTTGCTGTTAAAGCTCCAGGTTTTGGTGACCGTAGAAAAGCAATGTTAGAAGATCTTGCTATCTTAACAGGTGGTACTGTAATCTCTGAAGAAAGAGGTTACAAATTAGAGAATGCTGACCTTACTTACTTAGGTACTGCTGAGAAAATCGTTGTTGATAAAGACAATACAACAATTATTAACGGTGCTGGTTCATCTGAGGATATCAAAGCCCGCGTTAACCAGATCAAAGCTCAAATCGAAACTACAACTTCTGATTACGATAAAGAAAAATTACAAGAGCGTTTGGCTAAATTAGCTGGCGGTGTTGCAGTTCTTTACGTAGGTGCAGCTTCTGAAGTAGAGATGAAAGAGAAAAAAGACCGTGTTGATGATGCTTTACATGCAACCCGTGCGGCTGTTGAAGAAGGTATCGTTGCTGGTGGTGGTGTTGCTTTCATCCGTGCTATCGAAGCTTTAGAAGGAATGAAAGGATCTAACGAAGACGAAACTACTGGTATCGCAATCGTTAAACGTGCTATCGAAGAGCCATTACGTCAAATCTGCCAGAATGCAGGTATTGAAGGTTCTATCGTAGTTCAAAAAGTTAAAGAAGGTAAAGGTGATTTCGGTTACAATGCCCGTACTGATGTTTATGAAAACTTAATCAGTGCAGGTGTTATCGATCCAACTAAAGTTGGTCGTGTAGCTTTAGAAAACGCAGCTTCTATCGCAGCGATGTTGTTAACAACTGAGTGCGTATTAGCTGATGATCCTGATGATAATGCAGCAGGTTCTGCTATGCCTCCTATGGGTGGCGGTGGAATGGGCGGAATGATGTAA